Proteins from one Camelus bactrianus isolate YW-2024 breed Bactrian camel chromosome 24, ASM4877302v1, whole genome shotgun sequence genomic window:
- the RIOK3 gene encoding serine/threonine-protein kinase RIO3 — protein sequence MDLVGVASPEPGPAAAWGPSKCPWATPQNTMSCSLADVMSEQLAKELQLEEEAAAFPEVVVADGPFITGENTDTSSDLMLAQMLQMEFDREYDAQLRREEKKFNGDSKVSISFENYRKVHPYEDSDSSEDEVDWQDTRDDPYRPAKPVPTPKKGFIGKGKDITTKHDEVVCGRKNTARMENFAPGFQVGDGIGMDLKLSNHVFNALKQHAYSEERRSARLHEKKEHSTAEKAVDPKTRLLMYKMVNSGMLETITGCISTGKESVVFHAYGGSMEDEKEDSKVIPTECAIKVFKTTLNEFKNRDKYIKDDFRFKDRFSKLNPRKIIRMWAEKEMHNLTRMQRAGIPCPTVVLLKKHILVMSFIGHDQVPAPKLKEVKLNSEEMKEAYYQTLRLMQQLYNECALVHADLSEYNMLWHAGKVWLIDVSQSVEPTHPHGLEFLFRDCRNVSQFFQKGGVKEALSERELFNAVSGLNISADNEADFLAEIEALEKMNEDHVQKNGRKAASFLKDDGGPPVLYDE from the exons ATGGATCTGGTTGGAGTGGCATCCCCTGAGCCCGGGCCGGCAGCGGCCTGGGGACCCAGCAAG tgtCCATGGGCTACTCCTCAAAATACAATGTCTTGTTCTCTGGCTGATGTAATGAGTGAACAGTTGGCTAAAGAATTGCAGTTAGAAGAAGAAGCTGCTGCTTTTCCTGAAGTTGT TGTTGCTGACGGACCATTTATTACTGGAGAAAACACTGATACCTCCAGTGACCTCATGCTGGCTCAGATGCTACAGATGGAATTTGACAGAGAATATGATGCACAGCTTAGgcgtgaagaaaaaaaattcaatggagaTAGCAAAG TTtccatttcctttgaaaattatcGAAAAGTACATCCTTATGAAGACAGTGATAGCTCTGAAGATGAGGTTGACTGGCAGGATACTCGTGATGATCCCTACAGACCAG CAAAACCAGTTCCTACTCCCAAAAAGGGTTTTattggaaaaggaaaagacatcACCACCAAGCATGATGAAGTAGTATGTGGGAGAAAGAATACAGCCAGAATGGAAAAT TTTGCACCTGGGTTTCAGGTAGGAGATGGAATTGGAATGGATTTAAAACTATCAAACCATGTTTTCAATGCTTTAAAACAACATGCCTACTCAGAAGAACGTCGAAGTGCCCGCCTCCATGAGAAGAAAGAGCATTCTACTGCA GAAAAAGCAGTTGATCCTAAGACACGCTTACTTATGTATAAAATGGTCAACTCGGGAATGTTGGAGACAATCACTGGCTGTATTAGTACAGGAAAGGAATCTGTGGTCTTTCATGCGTATGGAGGGAG CATGGAGGATGAAAAGGAAGATAGTAAAGTTATACCTACAGAATGTGCCATCAAGGTATTTAAAACAACCCTTAATGAGTTTAAGAATCGTGACAAATATATTAAAGATGATTTCAGGTTTAAAGATCGCTTCAGTAAACTAAATCCACGTAAGATCATCCGCATGTgggcagaaaaagaaatgcacaaTCTCACAAG AATGCAGAGAGCTGGAATTCCTTGTCCTACAGTTGTACTGCTCAAGAAACACATTTTAGTTATGTCTTTCATTGGCCATGATCAAGTTCCAGCCCctaaattaaaagaagtaaagctCAATagtgaagaaatgaaagaagcctACTATCAAACTCTTCGT TTGATGCAGCAGCTGTATAACGAGTGTGCGCTGGTGCACGCCGACCTCAGTGAGTACAACATGCTGTGGCATGCTGGGAAG GTCTGGCTGATCGACGTCAGTCAGTCTGTAGAACCAACCCATCCTCACGGCCTGGAGTTCTTGTTCCGTGACTGTAGGAATGTCTCACAG TTTTTCCAGAAAGGAGGAGTAAAGGAAGCCCTCAGTGAACGAGAACTCTTCAACGCCGTTTCCGGCTTAAACATCTCGGCGGATAATGAAGCTGATTTCCTCGCTGAG ATAGAAGCTTTGGAGAAAATGAATGAAGATCATGTTcagaagaatggaaggaaagctgcttcatttttgaaagatgatGGAGGCCCGCCAGTCCTATATGATGAATAG